In one Fundulus heteroclitus isolate FHET01 chromosome 3, MU-UCD_Fhet_4.1, whole genome shotgun sequence genomic region, the following are encoded:
- the si:dkeyp-77h1.4 gene encoding uncharacterized protein si:dkeyp-77h1.4 has protein sequence MTTVSVIMLSFLISAAISSPTKVPRTEESKTLLHGEDFAIPLPQHEVEVVFKNRLGTPKELVLMTGNRVISDRAKPTLHLNHLIIEAVGEGDEGEYILKSLKEPNVVRKISLIVRDCTLEKIVRYGGNFDIQIKGVNPPITLEYKPSAVEANQTSRPPSVVLTATGTPTGTYRGRISVSEESVTIRAVTGADEGSYTVTDSRGAIKNRVCLNVKEHKNFATLSQGEKLKIGLILNSSLVQLYYSPGSDGKAVLLMDKGEFTSAQADLGFEDRLSLDGSVVYLEQIKASDVGLFKITDLQGFTVSTVQLGLKPYRMESLYVAIIALLGLLAFLLLVCLLSCLIKVKKRAKRAAALEKLAENAGKEDEGDAFRQVVKNITKLSEESKHSQADNTEKSQSTEVDIKGLEVSSKEVGVGNLETSDSGVGFNTALPLDTDTDVADQIPDSEAEGPPSAAESKPAATPVPETKASPVPETKKAPDQPVEAKLDAPKPVDTKLSPIPSPKSGLSPAEKMPAPSPSPEPKTGLSPADPKPAPSPSPEPKIAAPTATSLTPETKSAAAAAPESPKPAPAEPITNGTPEPGPDSKASPDHAEVIKDPTPKEVSIKAHEVELKSSSVVPEGSKDGAGAEDTTTT, from the exons ATGACGACAGTCAGTGTGATTATGCTCAGTTTTCTCATCTCTGCAG CCATCTCTTCCCCTACAAAAG TTCCAAGAACGGAAGAATCCAAAACGCTACTCCATGGAGAGGATTTCGCCATCCCGCTGCCGCAGCACGAGGTGGAGGTTGTGTTTAAGAACCGTTTGGGAACTCCGAAGGAATTGGTGTTGATGACGGGGAACAGAGTGATCAGCGATCGGGCCAAACCCACCCTGCATCTCAACCACCTGATCATAGAGGCCGTGGGCGAGGGGGATGAGGGGGAGTACATCCTGAAGAGTTTAAAGGAACCCAATGTTGTCAGGAAAATTTCACTTATAGTCCGAG ACTGCACCCTCGAGAAGATCGTCAGATACGGCGGGAACTTCGATATTCAAATAAAGGGGGTGAACCCCCCCATCACTCTGGAGTACAAACCCAGCGCGGTGGAGGCCAATCAGACATCCAG ACCGCCGTCCGTGGTGCTGACTGCCACGGGGACCCCGACGGGGACCTATCGAGGTCGCATCAGCGTCAGTGAGGAATCCGTCACCATCAGGGCTGTCACAGGTGCCGACGAGGGCAGCTACACCGTCACGGATAGCAGAGGCGCCATCAAAAACAGAGTGTGCCTGAATGTCAAAG AGCACAAAAACTTTGCGACCCTTTCGCAGGGCGAGAAGCTGAAGATCGGCCTGATTCTGAACAGCTCCTTGGTGCAGCTCTACTACTCCCCTGGGTCTGATGGCAAAGCCGTTCTGCTGATGGATAAGGGGGAATTCACAAGT gcTCAAGCAGATCTTGGATTCGAGGACCGCCTCTCTTTGGACGGTTCGGTTGTCTATCTAGAACAGATCAAGGCCTCAGATGTCGGCCTGTTTAAAATTACAGACTTGCAGGGATTCACCGTGTCCACCGTCCAGCTGGGATTAAAAC CCTATAGAATGGAGTCCCTTTATGTGGCCATCATTGCCCTGCTGGGTCTGCTGGCTTTCCTGCTACTGGTTTGCCTTCTGTCCTGCCTGATCAAAGTAAAGAAGAGGGCCAAGAGGGCCGCTGCGCTGGAGAAGCTGGCTGAGAATGCTGGCAAAGAAGATGAAGGCGACGCTTTTAGACAG GTGGTCAAGAACATCACTAAACTCAGCGAGGAGTCCAAACACTCTCAAGCGGACAACACGGAGAAATCTCAAAGCACCGAGGTGGACATCAAG GGTCTGGAGGTTTCTTCCAAAGAGGTTGGCGTTGGTAATCTAGAGACCAGTGACTCAGGCGTCGGCTTTAACACTGCTCTCCCACTGGATACTGACACTGACGTTGCCGATCAAATCCCCGATTCTGAGGCTGAAGGCCCTCCTTCTGCTGCCGAGTCCAAGCCCGCTGCTACGCCGGTACCTGAAACTAAAGCAAGTCCCGTCCCTGAGACCAAAAAAGCCCCCGATCAGCCTGTGGAAGCAAAGCTGGACGCGCCCAAACCAGTCGATACTAAACTTAGCCCAATCCCGAGCCCTAAGTCTGGTTTGAGTCCTGCTGAAAAAATGCCTGCGCCCAGTCCAAGTCCAGAACCCAAAACTGGTCTGAGTCCAGCTGATCCAAAGCCTGCACCCAGTCCAAGTCCAGAGCCTAAGATCGCTGCTCCTACAGCCACCTCTCTAACACCTGAAACTAAGAgcgcagcagctgctgctcccgAGTCCCCCAAACCAGCCCCAGCAGAACCCATCACCAACGGTACACCTGAGCCAGGACCAGACTCCAAAGCAAGCCCAGATCACGCAGAAGTCATCAAAGACCCAACTCCAAAAGAGGTTTCCATCAAAGCCCATGAGGTGGAGCTGAAGTCTAGCAGCGTCGTCCCAGAGGGCAGCAAAGACGGCGCTGGAGCCGAGGACACCACTACCACCTGA